The DNA segment AGCGCCGGGTGAGCTGTCTCAGCTCACCCGGCGCTTTGTCGTGCGTGTCAGCTGCCGTCGGTCTCGATCTTCCGCAGCGTCACCGCCGCCCCCACCGCGGCCGACGCCAGCAGCACCCCTCCGGCGATCGCCGCCCCGTGCATCCCACTGGTGAACGCCTCCCGTGCCGAGGCCAGCAGCGCCTGACCGGTACTGCCGGGGAGGTGGGCGGCTGTCGCGAGGGCGCCGCCCAGGGTTTCACGCGCCGTGGCCGGGGCCGAGGCGGGCATCCCGTGGCGGTAGACGGCCGTACCGACGGAGCCGAGGACCGCCATGCCGAGCGCGCCGCCGAACTCCGTGCCGGTCTCCAGGAGCGAGGAGGCCGTGCCCGCGCGCTCCACGGGTGCCGTGCTCATCGCGAGGTCGGTCAGCTGGGACATCACCATGACGACCCCGCAGGCGAGGACACCGGCGGCGGCCAGGACCAGCCAGAGGGAGTCGGTGCCGGTGAGCGCGAGGAGCGCGTACCCGGCGGCGGAGACGGCGAAGCCGGTGGCGACGACGTGACCGCGGTTCGCGCCACGGGCGACGAGCGCTCCGGTGACCGGGCCGGCGACGCCGATGAGCACCGACGGGAGCAGACTCCACAGCGCGGCCTGCAGCGGGCTCTTGCCGAGGACCGACTGCAGGTACTGCGTGGTGAAGATGGCCGAGCCCATCATGCCGAACGCCGAGACCAGGGTCAGCACCAGCGCCGGGGTGAAGCCGCGGCCGCGCAGCAGGGCCGGCGGGATCAGCGGGGAGGCGGCGGTGCGCTGGCGGTGGACGAAGAGCGCGGCGAAGAGCAGACCGGTCGTCAGTGAGGCGACGTAGCCCGGGTGCCAGCCCTCGGAGGGGATCTCCTTCAGGCCGTAGACCACGGGGAGCACGGCGGCCATCGACAGCGGCACGCTCGGCCAGTCGAAGCGGCCGGGGGAGGGGTTCTTCGACTCGGGGAGGAGGAAGGGGCCGAGGACCAGCAGCAGGGCCATCGCGGGGAGGTTGACCAGGAAGACCGAGCCCCACCAGAAGTGCTCGACCAGGACGCCGCTCATCACCGAGCCGAGCGCGATGCCGCCCGTCATCACCCCGGACCACAGCCCGATCGCCTTCGCCCGCTGGCCGGGGTCGGTGAACATCGTGCGCAGCAGGGCCATCGTCGACGGCATCAGGGTCGCGCCGCCGATGCCGAGGATCGCGCGGGCCGCGATCAGGGTCCCGGCGCTGTCCGCGTAAGCCGCCAGGACCGAGGCGGCGCTGAAGGCCGCGGCGCCCATGAGCAGCAGCCTGCGGCGGCCGATCCGGTCGCCGAGCGAGCCCATCGTCATCAGCAGGCCGGCCAGGACGAAGCCGTAGATGTCGAAGATCCACAGCTGCTGGGTGCCGCTGGGGCGCAGGTCGGCGCTGATCGCGGGGGACGCGAAGTACAGGACGGAGACGTCCATCGAGACCAGCAGCAGCGGGAGCATCAGCACACCGAGAGCGGTCCATTCACGGCGGCCGGCGCGGACGGGGGCGCCGACGGCGCCCGTCGGGACGTTCGTGCTCGTCGAGTTCGTCATGGCGAGGACTGTACGGGCGTCTTAAACGCTTGTCTAGAACTAATGTATAAGTCACCCGTCTAGGACGGGTGTATGGATCGGCGGTAGGCTGGCCGGTATGGGACACCGTGAGGATCTGCTCGAAGGCGCCAAGCGCTGCCTGCTTCAGAAGGGCTTCGCGCGGACGACCGCGCGCGACATCGTGAAGGAGTCCGGGACCAATCTGGCCTCGATCGGCTACCACTACGGCTCGAAGGACGCGCTGCTCGCGCAGGCGTACGTGGCACTGGTGGAGAACGTGTCCGACGACTTCGACGGGGACGGTCCGCAGGCCGAGGGTGTCCCCGGTTCGCTGGAGCGCTTCCGGTGGGTGTGGTCGAACATCGTCGCCACCATGCGGGAGCCCGGCTCGGTGTGGCGGCTGAGCATGGAGGTCATGACCCTCGAACTGCCCGAGGTGCGCGAGCACCTGGCCCGCGCGCAGCGGGAGGGCGGGCGCGGGCTGGTGGCGCTGCTGATGGGCGTGCCCGAGGAGGAGGTCTCCGACGAGAGGGCGGACACGCTCGGCCGCTTCTACCTCACGCTGATGACCGGCCTCATCGCCCAGTGGTCGTTCGATCCGAAGACGGCGCCCGACGGGGACGCGCTCACCGAAGGGCTGCGCCAGATCATCGAGGCCGCCGCGAAGAGCTGACCCCTCAGGCCAGTCGCGCCCGCTTCAGTGCCATGTGCAGCAGCAGCCGGTCCTCGCCGTCGTCCAGGTCGAGGCCCGTGAGCTGTTCCACCCGGGACAGCCGGTAGTACAGCGTCTGGCGGTGGATGCCCAGCTCGGCGGCCGTGCGGCCGGCCTGGCCCGCGCAGTCCAGGTAGACCTCGGCGGTGCGGGCCAGTTCCTGGTGGGCGGGCGTCAGGAGCGGGCCGGCCGCCGGGTCGTGGGCGGACTCCGGCGGCAGGGCGGTCAGCAGCCGGTACGGGCCGATGTGCCCCCACTCGGCGACGGGGCCGAGCCGCGATTCGGCCAGCGCGGCGCGCGCGGCGGCGGTGGCCTCCTGCCAGACCGCGCCCAGTTCGACGAGGCCGACGCGGGGTTCGCCGACCCCGGCGGCCGCGCCTTTCGTGCGGTGTGCTCCCTCCGCCTCCTTGAGCAGGCGTGCCGCGGTCGTCAGCGCCGGTGTCCGCACGTCCGTCGAGCGGAGCCGCACCAGCACCGCCAGGCTCTGGGCCGTGGTCCTCCAGGGGACCGTGCACAGGGCCGTGGCGTGCGGGACCGTGCGCGTGGACGGGGCGTCGTCCGGGTCGGCCGAGGGCCAGGGGGCCAGGCAGACGAGAGTGTGCGGGCCGTCGGCACGGGCGCCCAGGGCCGTACGGAGTTCCGCCACCGCCATGTCCTGCTGCCAGCCGGGTTCCGCCGTGAGCACCGCCCGCAGTTCGCGGCCGAGGCCGGCCCCGGCCCGTGCCTCGTCGGCGAGCAGCGCGCCGATCCGGCCCGCCACCTCCATGGCCGCGGCCAGCTGCGCGTCGGTCGGGCCCGGGTCGTCGTCCAGCAGCCAGACGTAGCCGAGGACGACACCCCGATGGCGTACGGGCAGGCAGACGCGCCCGCGGTAGACGCCGGCCTCCGGCGTCGGCGGGATGCGCACCGGTCCCGTCGCGCGCGTGATGCCGAACCCCTCGAACCACGCCCGCACCGTCGCCGTGGACCGCCGGGTCAGGATCGAGCGGGTGCGCACCGGGTCCAGGGCCGACGGATCCAGCTCGCCCTCGCTGTCGTACGCGCCGAAGGCGATCAGCTCGAAGTCCCGGTTCTCCAGGGTCGCGGGTGCGCCCAGCAGCTCCGAGATCTCGTCCACCAGCTCCTGGTAGTCACCCTTGAATTCCGACGTCACCCGGGCATTCTGCCGCATTTCCTAGCGGCCTTCATACATCTGTCTGAGATCCCGGCAACGGATGCGTGACAGCTGTCGATGGCCGACCATCGGAGAGATCCTTAGGTTTCACGGTGGTTCTCCGTGCCGTCTCCGAATCGTCGGATGCCGGCCGTTTTCGGTGCTTTTGTTTGTGGAGGTGCCCCGTGCTGGGTCCCGTGATTCTCGCCGCGTCGCGCAGCGACCGGATGCGTCGCCTGATCTCGGCGGCCCCGGTGACCAAGCAGGTCGTCGACCGCTTCATCCCCGGCGAGACCGTGGACGACATCGTCCCGATCATCAAGGACCTCACGGCCAAGGGCCTTGAGCTGACGATGGACGTCGTCGGCGAGGACATCACCACGCCCGAGCAGTCCTACGCCGCCCGGGACGCCTACCTGGCCCTGATCGACCACCTCAAGCTCCTGGGGCTGGGGGAGAAGGTCGAGATGAGCGTCAAGCTCTCCATGTTCGGCCAGGCGCTGGAAGGCGGCCACGAGCTGGCCCTCGCCAACGTCCGCCCGGTCGTCGAGGCCGCCGCCGCCATCGGCACCACCGTGACCCTGGACGCCGAGGACCACACCACCCTCGACTCGATGTTCGCCATCCACGAGGAGCTGCGGAAGGACTTCCCGCAGACCGGCTGCGTCATCCAGGCCTACCTGTTCCGCACCGAGGCCGACGCCCGCCGCCTCGCCGCGGCCGGCAGCCGGGTGCGCCTGGTGAAGGGCGCCTACAAGGAGCCCGCCGAGGTCGCCTACCAGCAGAAGCACGAGATCGACAAGGCCTACGTGCGTATCCTGAAGACGCTGATGAACGGCGAGGGCTACCCGATGATCGGGTCCCACGACCCGCGCCTGATCGCCATCGCCCAGGAGCTCGCGCACAAGGCCGGCCGTAAGCTCGACGAGTACGAGTTCCAGATGCTCTACGGCATCCGCGGCGAGGAGCACCTGCGGCTGGCCGCCGAGGGCCACCGGATGCGTGTGTACACCGCCTACGGCACCGACTGGTACGGCTACTTCATGCGCCGCCTGGCCGAGAAGCCGGCGAACCTGCAGTTCTTCCTGCGGAGCATGATCAGTCGTGGCTGAGGCAACCGGGCTGTGCCGCGGCGTCGGCCGGGGGTCCGGGGGTTGTCCCCCGGGAAAGCACAGCATGCGCCGCCTCGCCGAGAAGCCGGCGAACCTGCAGTTCTTCGTACGCAGCATGATCACCAAGGGCTGAGCCCGACACCCGCTCACGATAAAGGAGTTACGGATCATATGGACGCTGTGACCCAGGTCCCCACCCCCGTCAACGAGCCGGTGCACGGCTACGCCCCCGGCACGCCCGAGCGCGCCCGCCTGGAGGCCAAGCTGAAGGAGCTGGCCGAGAACCCGATCGACCTGCCGATGACCATCGGCGGCGAGAAGCGGATGGGCGGCGGCGAGGCCTTCCAGGTCGTCCAGCCGCACAACCACAAGGCCGTCATCGGCACCTTCCGCGGTGCCACCCAGCAGGACGCGCAGGACGCGATCGACGCCGCGCTCGCCGCCGCCCCGGCCTGGCGCGCGATGTCCTTCGACGACCGCGCCGCGATCATCCTGCGTGCCGCCGAGCTGCTGGCGGGCCCCTGGCGCGAGACGCTGGCCGCCTCCACCATGCTGGGCCAGTCGAAGACCGCGCAGCAGGCCGAGATCGACACCCCCTGCGAGCTCGTCGACTTCTGGCGCTTCAACGTCCACTACGCCCGCCAGATCCTCGCCGAGCAGCCGCCGGCGAACTCCCCGGGCGTGTGGAACCGCATGGACCACCGCCCGCTGGAGGGCTTCGTCTACGCGATCACCCCCTTCAACTTCACCGCCATCGCGGGCAACCTGCCGACCGCCCCGGCGCTGATGGGCAACGTCGTCGTCTGGAAGCCGTCCCCGACGCAGACCCACGCCGCCGTGCTGCTGATGCAGCTCCTGGAGGAGGCCGGGCTGCCCAAGGGCGTCATCAACCTGGTGACGGGCGACGGCATCGCCGTCTCCGAGGTGGCCCTCAACCACAAGATGCTGGCCGGCATCCACTTCACCGGCTCGACCAAGACCTTCCAGCACCTGTGGAAGACGGTCGGCAACAACATCGAGAAGTACCGCTCCTACCCGCGCATCGTCGGTGAGACGGGCGGCAAGGACTTCGTCGTCGCCCACCCGAGCGCCGACCGCGCCGTGCTGAAGACCGCGCTGACCCGCGGCTCCTTCGAGTTCCAGGGCCAGAAGTGCTCCGCGTCCTCGCGTGCGTACGTCCCGGCCTCCATCTGGAACTCGGGCTTCAAGGAGGAGTTCGCGGCCGAGGTCGACGGCATCAAGATGGGTGACGTCACCGACCTGACGAACTTCATCGGCGCCGTGATCGACGAGCGTTCCTTCGCCAAGAACAAGGCCGCGATCGACCGCGCGAAGTCCGACCCGAGCTGCACGATCGTCGCAGGCGGCACGTACGACGACTCGGTGGGCTACTTCGTCCGCCCGACCGTCATCGAGTGCACCGACCCGGAGAACGAGGTCTTCACGACCGAGTACTTCGGCCCGATCCTCGCCGTGCACGTCTACGACGACAGCTCGGCCGAGAAGTACGACGAGATGCTGGACCAGATGGAGTCCGTCTCCGACTACGCCCTCACCGGCTCGGTCATCTCGGGCGACCGCGCCGCGGCCGCCCACACGATGGCGAAGCTCCGCTACGCGGCGGGCAACTTCTACATCAACGACAAGTCGACCGGCGCCGTCGTCGGCCAGCAGCCCTTCGGCGGCGGTCGCGCCTCCGGCACCAACGACAAGGCCGGTGCCCCGCAGAACCTGATGCGCTGGACCCTGACCCGCGCCATCAAGGAGACGCTGGTCCCGCCGACCGAGTACGGCTACCCGCACATGGGCTGACCAGCCCCGTGAACGCGGGCCGGGAAGCCTGAACTCCCCCGAACAGGCTTCC comes from the Streptomyces sp. NBC_00820 genome and includes:
- a CDS encoding MFS transporter yields the protein MTNSTSTNVPTGAVGAPVRAGRREWTALGVLMLPLLLVSMDVSVLYFASPAISADLRPSGTQQLWIFDIYGFVLAGLLMTMGSLGDRIGRRRLLLMGAAAFSAASVLAAYADSAGTLIAARAILGIGGATLMPSTMALLRTMFTDPGQRAKAIGLWSGVMTGGIALGSVMSGVLVEHFWWGSVFLVNLPAMALLLVLGPFLLPESKNPSPGRFDWPSVPLSMAAVLPVVYGLKEIPSEGWHPGYVASLTTGLLFAALFVHRQRTAASPLIPPALLRGRGFTPALVLTLVSAFGMMGSAIFTTQYLQSVLGKSPLQAALWSLLPSVLIGVAGPVTGALVARGANRGHVVATGFAVSAAGYALLALTGTDSLWLVLAAAGVLACGVVMVMSQLTDLAMSTAPVERAGTASSLLETGTEFGGALGMAVLGSVGTAVYRHGMPASAPATARETLGGALATAAHLPGSTGQALLASAREAFTSGMHGAAIAGGVLLASAAVGAAVTLRKIETDGS
- a CDS encoding TetR/AcrR family transcriptional regulator, with the protein product MGHREDLLEGAKRCLLQKGFARTTARDIVKESGTNLASIGYHYGSKDALLAQAYVALVENVSDDFDGDGPQAEGVPGSLERFRWVWSNIVATMREPGSVWRLSMEVMTLELPEVREHLARAQREGGRGLVALLMGVPEEEVSDERADTLGRFYLTLMTGLIAQWSFDPKTAPDGDALTEGLRQIIEAAAKS
- a CDS encoding PucR family transcriptional regulator, yielding MRQNARVTSEFKGDYQELVDEISELLGAPATLENRDFELIAFGAYDSEGELDPSALDPVRTRSILTRRSTATVRAWFEGFGITRATGPVRIPPTPEAGVYRGRVCLPVRHRGVVLGYVWLLDDDPGPTDAQLAAAMEVAGRIGALLADEARAGAGLGRELRAVLTAEPGWQQDMAVAELRTALGARADGPHTLVCLAPWPSADPDDAPSTRTVPHATALCTVPWRTTAQSLAVLVRLRSTDVRTPALTTAARLLKEAEGAHRTKGAAAGVGEPRVGLVELGAVWQEATAAARAALAESRLGPVAEWGHIGPYRLLTALPPESAHDPAAGPLLTPAHQELARTAEVYLDCAGQAGRTAAELGIHRQTLYYRLSRVEQLTGLDLDDGEDRLLLHMALKRARLA
- a CDS encoding proline dehydrogenase family protein → MLGPVILAASRSDRMRRLISAAPVTKQVVDRFIPGETVDDIVPIIKDLTAKGLELTMDVVGEDITTPEQSYAARDAYLALIDHLKLLGLGEKVEMSVKLSMFGQALEGGHELALANVRPVVEAAAAIGTTVTLDAEDHTTLDSMFAIHEELRKDFPQTGCVIQAYLFRTEADARRLAAAGSRVRLVKGAYKEPAEVAYQQKHEIDKAYVRILKTLMNGEGYPMIGSHDPRLIAIAQELAHKAGRKLDEYEFQMLYGIRGEEHLRLAAEGHRMRVYTAYGTDWYGYFMRRLAEKPANLQFFLRSMISRG
- the pruA gene encoding L-glutamate gamma-semialdehyde dehydrogenase; the encoded protein is MDAVTQVPTPVNEPVHGYAPGTPERARLEAKLKELAENPIDLPMTIGGEKRMGGGEAFQVVQPHNHKAVIGTFRGATQQDAQDAIDAALAAAPAWRAMSFDDRAAIILRAAELLAGPWRETLAASTMLGQSKTAQQAEIDTPCELVDFWRFNVHYARQILAEQPPANSPGVWNRMDHRPLEGFVYAITPFNFTAIAGNLPTAPALMGNVVVWKPSPTQTHAAVLLMQLLEEAGLPKGVINLVTGDGIAVSEVALNHKMLAGIHFTGSTKTFQHLWKTVGNNIEKYRSYPRIVGETGGKDFVVAHPSADRAVLKTALTRGSFEFQGQKCSASSRAYVPASIWNSGFKEEFAAEVDGIKMGDVTDLTNFIGAVIDERSFAKNKAAIDRAKSDPSCTIVAGGTYDDSVGYFVRPTVIECTDPENEVFTTEYFGPILAVHVYDDSSAEKYDEMLDQMESVSDYALTGSVISGDRAAAAHTMAKLRYAAGNFYINDKSTGAVVGQQPFGGGRASGTNDKAGAPQNLMRWTLTRAIKETLVPPTEYGYPHMG